The DNA segment ATTCATTGCATTAGCAAGGGCCATTGTGCTGGTAGACATTTCTACTGTTGTGTAGTAAATCACTTTTGACTAAATTTCAGGGTCTTCTCTGTTGATCAATCCTCGTTTGAATAACCAACTTATTGATGTTACTTCTGCACACAAAATTATGTACATTTTAACTTTTATGCTTTGCTGATGTAGTTGGAGCTGCAGTGGCCATCGTCGGGCTGGCTGCATACCGTGTCTATGCTGCAAGGAAAAGTACATCTGGCTGAAGGATGGAAATTTACCCATTGGCAAGAGAATTTGCATTTATCCTGATGCCCATTAGTTtgtaaacttgaaaattttttgACATCAGGATTTTAACAGTTTGAATGGGAGAGTTTCACCAGTTGAATGTACTGCAGAAATATGTACCATGAAATTAGTTATTTTGCAGGTCTTGTGCAATGATAAAAATTTTTGCTACGGGCTTTTTCGTGTTTGCGATTATGATATGGTGCGCTTGGTATTCGGTAAATGCACTTTCTATCTTCTTTTGCTGGCATCCTTCCTCCCGTGTAAACCATAATTTATGTATTATGGCCTATTTTAACGACAAATTCAATTTAAGCTGGTATCACCCTACCCCCTTGTACCTTTTAAAATCTCAAAACAATCATTTTTTGTTTCtaaattatttttctcaatggCATCTAAATGATATTTTTACCGTCTGACCATAATTTCAATCACTCTCGCAATTTCCCCTGCTCTGAAAGCGTTCTCCACCCAATTTGGTTTTGCATTCTAGCGTTTCGAGGGGTAACAACTGTGATTTTAGTCCATTCTTATTAAACTCTGCATCCACTTACCCTCCCGGTTTCTCATCATCTTGCTGTTGATCTTTTCCAAGTCTTCATCTAGCACCCTCTGCTGCTGATTTTCTTGGCCATTGCTCTGCCAGCTGCCTGCAAAATCAAAGTATTTTTTGGCGTCTTATTTTCCTCACAGTGAATCACATAAATTCAGCGCGATTGACGGAGTTTTCGAAGCTACCAAATCGTCAGGTTCCCACAGGTACATCGATCCTCATTTGACACTAAGGGAGAAATGAAACTAAAGGGACAACTCATTTTGTTGGCAACGATTCTAACCTTACTATTGAGAAATGACTTCTAAAAAGGAAAATTCAcaataaattcattttttttaatatatataatatttttgtcGATTTGCTCCTTGATCTTTTGGTTTATATACATAAATATGTAATAATTATTTGGCGTACTGAATTTATTCAGACACTCGATTAAATTTTAGTAAAAAAGCTCCTTAAATTTTTCTCTCCTATAAACTGAATTCTCGTCTTCACATAAAATTCTCGACAATATATCAACAATTCATCATCCGACATGGaatccaaaataaaattacaGTGAATCTTTCTATGTCCAGGACGTGTCAAATCCAAGTGAAGTGGATTTGGAGGTGGCAGTGGTGGAGGGTCCTCTAGGAAGAGGCTTAGAACAAAGTTCACTGAAGCAAAACGCAGGAGCAAAGTTCACTTACTGAGACTGTCTCGATTCTGCAACTAAATTGGGACGGGAATTGTTATGCCGTTGCCATCTATCCTGGAATCCTAAAACGCAGTAGCATGAAGATGGCTGGCTAAACTATGAAAAACAGAAAATATGTAAGAATGcttgacaatttttttttcttttgctccTCCAAGGAAAAAATAAACAAACACAGAAAACTAAGAAAAAGAATAATGTTTGCACACCATTTGTGGATTTAAACACAAAAGTTTTCTCAATTTTAGGACGAAtttattaaaatgaaataatcaaGTCCATGCACAAGCTCCTGTAACCAAAACTGCCAAGTCTCAGGAGTGAGCGTTCTATGAAATTTTTATTGCAATTGGATAAACAGCGATTATAAGGGAATTCTTAGACCAAATTTACATTATTCGTATCCAATTTATTCATTCAAACAATGGGAATTCCCCAAGCTTTGTATGGTCTTCATTTATTGAACAATACCCTTTGGTTGTTTTGAAAGAGTGAGTATGGTTGAAGTTGATACAGATgatacacagagagagagagagagagagagagaaagagagggatTTCTTTTTGCAAACATACCCTGAAAAAGGTATAGAGAAAAAGGGAACAACACATGCTTGTAAGAAATTCATTGCTTGCAGTTTAGTTTGGTTTTCTTTCCCTCTTTCTGGTGGAAGTAAAGAAGTCAGAGAGAGTCTCTGCAATCCATTTTGCCCTTCTCTGGTTCATTCTGAGTGCATGTAGCAAGACAAGATAGTTATTTCATTAAATGGTCCTGCGGCTGTAAGTAGCATAGGTTGATGCTTTTTGAGTATCACTTCTGTTTTGCCACTCTTCTTTGGGACCACAGGCATGGATGGGCCTGTCAATCAGGCACTCTCCACCACCTTCCCTTTCTAGTTTCACACAGTAATTCCTAAACCCTTCAACTGTTACTTGAAGCCTAAAATCCAAATTAAACAGGAATTTCATCTCCATTCTATTCATTTCTGCTGTGCTTACTCCTCCTATTTTTGCATAGTATGCATTGTTATAACACCTGCAATGGAAGATGAGAAAGAAAACCGGGAGATGAGTAAGTTATGGCAAACTTTAGCTCATTATTTCCTTACAAATTAGAAGTTTGATAAGTTTTTTTGCAGCTAATATTGTGCTTAATCATTTCTGATTTAATTATGTTATTAATCAAACAATATATTCATGTTTTGTTTCTGATCTAATATGGGATTTTGGTTTCAACATCCTATAAAGAAATTTAGTCTGCTCTGTGATTTATCATTGAATAAGAAGTTGAAAGAATGACCCACGAAACCTGAGAATTGGGCTTACTCATCATCCATGGAATTAGGCACatcaaagaaagatcaaagataGAACCTGATTCATTATTCCCCGTGAAAGTTCATCTATAAAGGTAAGCATAGTCCAAAACAGAGAATACAAGCAACTTCATACTCAAGAAACAACAAATTTCTTGACCGAATTGATGAAAAATCCAAACTTTAGCAAGAAATTTCAAAAGTAGTCTAGATTTAAACATATTCTGGGTTTAATGATGCATGTACTTACTCATCATCCAAAAATTTTGCAGCTACCATGATATTTGTGATCAGAAGACGGTGCACGTTGAAGGAAGTAAGATATGCATCCATCTTATGCAGAAATCTCTCCATGTATATGTATGCAACAACAAAGCAAGAATTGCTGCACTTGGAGTACTTAAAGATGCGTTCAATGTACAGTCTAATACTCAAAGAAGGTGGTCTTGATCCATGGAAGACTGTAACAACATCTTTCCTTCTTGATCCATCTAACAATCTTTCATTCTTTTGAATACACCTCTCAAGAGCAGATGCAAGAAGCACTAACACCCGAGGTCTTTCTGAATCTCTTCCAGCCGAATCATATAATCCTAAAGTTGAATATGTTTCTGATTCAGCCATAACTATGGAACAATATGAATTTTCATTCTGccaagctatatatatatatatatataggccatATCTACAAATATCAGTGAGAAATAAAAAGTTGCTTTCTGAAATTTATTCTTTTCTTTCAGGTAAAGTTATGTTGGAACATAGTTATGTGACCTTAGAAATTAAATAACTCTATCCCTTGTGGGCCAATTGGGAGAATCAATCAATCCTTTCCATTGCACTATAAAAAGTTCTTTGTAGACTAtgagcaccaaggaatactcaaATAGTGTGCACCAAGATACAAGTGCTGCACAAGAAGGGGaaaaaaattgaaatgttgaTTTTAGTGTACTGCAATTTGCAGGAATATTTTGATTAAGGAACCAAGAAATGCTCTATTATTAGTAAAGAGAAACCTTGAGGTTTGATGCAAGGGATAATCCAAAGCTGACATATTAGCAGCCTTCATGCCTCAATTAGGTATAACAACCAGATAGAAAATGAGGGAaaacaataacaacaacaacaaaatcttaatttcaaattaGTTGGGGTTGGCTATATATCTTTTTCGCCATTCAATTTCATTAGACATTAAGTCTTCCTGAATATTTAAAAGTTGTAAACTCTGTGATTCACTTCCTTCCTTGTCATTTTTTTTTGGTCTCTCCTCCTCTATCACACCTTCACAGTGgagaacaagaaaaaaaaattcctttattgttggaaattttaaaaaaaaaattattaatacagAGGTTAGAAAATATGCTTGACTGATCATTGAGTTAAAAGAAAGAGATTTAGGTCCTAATCAAGATTTGCCTTGAACCTCAGAATGTTGGAATCTATGTTGTTGGCCATATTCTTTCACACCAAAGCAATTTGGCCCATAGTTGGATTAGAAACAGACTACTCACCAAATGTGGATGACACATTATGCCATCTTCATTAGTGGAGGCAATGTCATTATctcttataataaaaaaaaaaaaaatacaatacacatttattattatgagcaattttatattaataattaataatcaaCTTCTAATTATTCTCCCCatcaatgaaattttataatcttCTTATTAATATCATAGTGTTGATGTGATATACCAATTATAGTGTTGATGTGAATGGGAAAGCCTCCTTACCAGCAAACTCTACACGACATTGAGATGGCtgaaattacaataatttatagtTCTGATGAGAggcaattatattaaaaaaaaaaattaaatttaaaatcttataattttagATGTAATTTCAATTAGTATGACAAATTTCTCATTCAACATATACTCCACCTTAGCGTACTATATAAACAACATGCAATTAATGGTACGCTTATCAAAAAATTAAGGACTATATTAAtagatttaaatatattaaataattataaaatttggcGTATTTGTTATCACATGACCaactaataaatatatttacaagAAAATTCAAAATAGATAAGCTGTGGGCCTACATGTGGGCCATCAGTACAActgtattaatattaatatttatcattaatttcatacctaattaattaaatatcgtTGAAATATTCTTTTTATTGAAATGACATATTCCTATCGTTTTTAGGtatcaattttataat comes from the Hevea brasiliensis isolate MT/VB/25A 57/8 chromosome 5, ASM3005281v1, whole genome shotgun sequence genome and includes:
- the LOC110644494 gene encoding cyclin-P3-1, with protein sequence MAESETYSTLGLYDSAGRDSERPRVLVLLASALERCIQKNERLLDGSRRKDVVTVFHGSRPPSLSIRLYIERIFKYSKCSNSCFVVAYIYMERFLHKMDAYLTSFNVHRLLITNIMVAAKFLDDECYNNAYYAKIGGVSTAEMNRMEMKFLFNLDFRLQVTVEGFRNYCVKLEREGGGECLIDRPIHACGPKEEWQNRSDTQKASTYATYSRRTI